The following are encoded together in the Daucus carota subsp. sativus chromosome 5, DH1 v3.0, whole genome shotgun sequence genome:
- the LOC108221811 gene encoding ubiquitin carboxyl-terminal hydrolase 17 has protein sequence MLVRGDLGFVSLVVVVVVVVWVVLRRKWRTAVSRREEIRRLLVLAAEESARVEFEAKVQYSSVAESVGFVEEERRKIKKPVQNQCALCLTPTKKLCSQCKAVYYCSGNCQIIHWRQIHKDECHQYAMFGKSNEDKLSSQKVFNEDVSHDDSYELDRRQYAEQVKTSLEKYTHAGDPDVLHTKDEIEDVVIAEDVESNSSDTSHFFDGSSESTTTSSEASLDSSVSSMNDSDGLYGTRTVASIAVKSETLHANGDQSRSPVTEKSFHLEKSSIERGQNKPVCSDGDCGCASCTSSGQKIGGSNDSLSDPATTSSGFWEGTIKSRRSRHDADDNCTRSSSSEYYNGIALGTEGHVSEAALLVNLNKKASTSRMSTSLNVKTSTSMHADSVDSSIMKSRETKSSRSSDSCAKPDAIDRGHLVAKDSKSTSSLPSLCSERLNKVSNDTIISSRASRSQKVGTMLCKDYDAGLTSSPGTDEDHKAKWLNVDDGIPRVTTSLPQLPTVAANAKNGLKQTMLKVVDQLKPSKVSRHYSMGVGSEILGKYTPKGLFSYEQFVKLYNWNKVEMQPCGLINCGNSCYANAVLQCLAFTPPITAYFLQQLHSKTCQTKDWCFTCEFESLIVKAKEGNSPLSPIEILSHIGNIGSHLNYGKEEDAHEFLRCAIDTMQSSCLKEATIKSSGSLNEETTLIGLTFGGYLRSKIKCMKCGGKSERHERIMDLAVEIDGNISTLEEALRKFTCTEILDGENKYKCSRCKSYEKAKKKLTIIEAPNVLTIALKRFQSGKFGKLSKSIKFPEVLNMTPFMSSTSDMSPIYRLYGVVVHLDIMNASFSGHYVCYVKNIQNKWFKIDDSSVNGVELENVLTKGAYMLLYARCSPRAPKLIRNSMVPRDPRKPKNISLSRSNSTGACDSPRTDHLNYQSGQGFYRDHPSFRRVFSSPDDDSSSDNSSSLFSEAFSCSTESSTKDSTSTDDYFDQIFGESGHNSWWNSSDSDTSSSSSPSPLYSKNMHWTSLDHIATRYNKGSHYSTDCVEYAEDGHVWAKQPSNYSNVENLKGKGSVPVLYSDKVKHCRKLDRNSNCSSCRETNLDKVGKLNPLNSVKSGMSLRKSSRGKPDKD, from the exons ATGCTTGTGAGAGGGGATCTAGGGTTTGTGTCCCTagtggttgtggttgtggtgGTGGTTTGGGTTGTTTTGAGGAGGAAATGGCGAACTGCGGTGTCGAGAAGGGAGGAGATTAGGAGGTTGTTGGTTTTGGCTGCGGAGGAGTCGGCTAGAGTGGAGTTTGAGGCTAAGGTGCAGTATTCCAGTGTGGCGGAAAGTGTGGGGTTTGTTGAGGAGGAGAGGAGGAAAATTAAGAAGCCGGTGCAGAATCAGTGTGCGCTGTGCTTGACGCCTACTAAGAAGCTTTGTTCGCAGTGTAAAGCGGTTTATTATTG CTCTGGGAATTGTCAAATTATTCACTGGAGACAAATTCACAAAGATGAATGCCATCAGTATGCCATGTTTGGCAAGAGCAATGAAGATAAACTTTCTAGTCAGAAAGTGTTCAATGAAGATGTGAGCCATGATGATAGCTATGAGTTGGACAGAAGGCAGTATGCTGAGCAAGTTAAAACTTCTCTTGAAAAATATACACATGCCGGCGACCCTGATGTTTTGCACACAAAGGATGAAATTGAAGACGTAGTAATTGCTGAGGATGTGGAATCTAACTCGTCTGATACTTCTCATTTTTTTGATGGGAGTTCTGAATCAACTACTACCTCCAGTGAAGCTTCACTTGATTCTTCTGTTTCGAGTATGAATGATTCTGATGGATTATATGGGACTCGGACTGTTGCCAGTATCGCAGTTAAGTCCGAAACTCTACATGCCAATGGGGATCAAAGCAGGTCACCAGTTACCGAGAAATCATTCCATCTGGAGAAGTCATCCATTGAACGTGGTCAGAACAAGCCTGTTTGTAGTGATGGAGATTGTGGTTGTGCGTCTTGCACTTCATCTGGTCAGAAGATTGGTGGTTCTAATGATTCTCTTTCTGATCCTGCTACAACCTCCTCTGGATTCTGGGAAGGAACCATCAAATCTAGGAGGTCTAGACATGATGCTGATGATAATTGTACTCGTTCCAGTTCAAGTGAATATTATAATGGTATAGCATTGGGGACAGAGGGGCATGTTAGTGAAGCTGCCTTATtagtaaatttaaataaaaaggcTTCAACTTCCAGAATGTCAACATCATTGAATGTAAAAACGTCTACAAGTATGCATGCTGACTCTGTTGATTCATCGATTATGAAGTCTAGAGAGACTAAGTCTTCCCGATCTAGCGATTCTTGTGCTAAGCCAGATGCCATTGATAGAGGGCACTTAGTAGCTAAAGACTCTAAGAGCACTAGTAGTTTGCCCTCATTGTGCTCAGAAAGATTAAACAAAGTAAGTAATGATACAATTATCTCTTCACGTGCTTCGAGATCTCAGAAAGTTGGAACTATGTTGTGCAAGGATTATGATGCGGGCTTGACATCCAGCCCTGGCACAGATGAAGATCACAAGGCAAAGTGGTTAAATGTTGATGATGGTATTCCTAGGGTTACCACttctttgccccagttgccaacTGTTGCAGCAAATGCTAAAAATGGTTTAAAACAAACAATGTTGAAAGTTGTTGACCAGCTCAAGCCTTCCAAAGTTTCAAGACACTATTCAATGGGGGTTGGTAGTGAGATTCTGGGAAAATACACTCCCAAG GGCCTGTTTTCGTATGAACAATTTGTTAAGCTTTACAATTGGAACAAAGTTGAAATGCAACCATGCGGCCTCATAAATTGCGGGAACAG TTGTTATGCGAATGCTGTGCTCCAGTGCTTGGCATTTACACCACCTATCACTGCTTATTTCCTTCAACAGCTCCATTCCAAGACAT GTCAAACTAAAGATTGGTGTTTTACCTGTGAATTCGAAAGTCTGATTGTAAAGGCGAAGGAAGGAAATTCTCCACTATCTCCAATTGAAATACTTTCCCATATTGGTAACATTGGGAGTCAtcttaattatgggaaagaagAAGATGCACACGAGTTTCTAAG GTGTGCCATTGATACAATGCAATCGTCTTGTCTTAAGGAAGCCACTATAAAAAGCTCTGGCTCTTTGAATGAAGAAACTACTCTTATAGGCCTCACATTTGGGGGTTACCTCCGGTCCAAG ATAAAATGCATGAAATGTGGAGGCAAGTCTGAGCGCCATGAGAGAATAATGGACCTCGCTGTTGAAATAGATGGAAACATATCTACCCTAGAAGAGGCTCTACGGAAGTTTACATGTACTGAAATTCTTGATGGTGAAAACAAGTACAAATGCAGCAG ATGCAAATCTTACGAGAAAGCTAAAAAGAAGTTGACCATAATAGAGGCTCCTAATGTCCTGACCATTGCATTGAAGAGGTTTCAG TCAGGGAAGTTTGGAAAACTTAGCAAGTCTATCAAGTTCCCAGAGGTTTTAAATATGACCCCATTTATGAGCTCAACAAGTGATATGTCTCCAATATACAGACTTTATGGAGTGGTGGTTCACTTGGATATCATGAATGCCTCATTTTCTGGTCATTATGTATGCTACGTTAAAAATATCCAAAACAAATGGTTCAAGATTGATGATAGTTCG GTAAATGGGGTGGAACTTGAGAACGTCTTGACCAAAGGAGCATATATGCTTCTTTATGCGAG GTGTTCTCCACGGGCTCCAAAGTTAATAAGAAACTCGATGGTACCTCGTGATCCAAGAAAACCAAAGAATATATCGTTGTCAAGATCGAACTCCACAGGTGCATGTGATTCTCCTAGAACAGATCATTTAAATTATCAGTCTGGTCAAGGCTTCTATCGAGATCACCCAAGTTTCCGACGGGTTTTTTCCTCACCGGATGATGATTCATCAAGTGACAATTCTTCCTCATTATTCTCCGAGGCTTTTTCATGCAGTACCGAAAGCAGCACAAAGGATTCCACGAGCACTGATGACTATTTTGATCAAATATTCGGTGAATCTGGACACAACTCCTGGTGGAATTCATCAGACTCTGACACctcatcttcttcatctccCTCCCCTTTGTACTCCAAAAATATGCACTGGACCAGCTTGGATCATATTGCTACGAGATATAACAAAGGGAGCCACTATTCAACTGATTGTGTCGAATATGCTGAGGATGGTCATGTTTGGGCAAAACAACCAAGCAACTATAGCAACGTTGAAAATTTAAAAGGTAAAGGAAGTGTCCCCGTTTTGTATTCTGACAAGGTTAAACATTGTAGAAAATTAGATAGGAACAGTAATTGTAGTAGTTGTAGGGAAACTAACTTAGACAAAGTAGGAAAGCTCAACCCTTTGAATAGTGTAAAGTCTGGGATGTCTCTCAGAAAATCTAGTAGAGGAAAGCCGGATAAAGATTAA
- the LOC108220822 gene encoding uncharacterized protein LOC108220822 produces the protein MENTQNSDSRAEAERLLGISEKFLTNRDLSSSRDFAVLAQETAPLLDGSDQILAITDVLLAADTKKINGRNNWYAILQLERKSDNLDDIKKQYRRLALLLHPDKNKFPLANEAFQLVADAWGVLSDSGRKGVFDHEYGVFTRVNLVANRKGNQEKGYKGKGSGGGGNAGETRNFWTMCPYCYNLYEYPRVYKDCCLKCGNCKRAMHASEIGNLPPVVQGQDAYYCCWGFFPMGFTGNEGVGGGSGGKGSGIPNWTPPVFGMNVNGGEDEEFVENSGGNVTPVHRNVNASGSTSGAKRGRGRPRKNLL, from the coding sequence ATGGAGAACACCCAGAATTCCGACAGCCGCGCCGAGGCCGAGCGGCTCCTCGGCATCTCCGAGAAGTTCTTGACGAACCGCGATCTCTCCAGCTCTCGTGACTTCGCCGTGCTAGCTCAAGAAACGGCTCCGCTCCTCGACGGCTCTGATCAAATCTTGGCCATCACCGATGTGCTCTTGGCCGCCGACACGAAGAAAATCAACGGTCGGAATAACTGGTATGCAATTTTACagcttgagagaaaatctgataATTTGGATGATATTAAGAAACAGTATCGTAGATTGGCCCTTTTGTTGCATCCTGATAAGAATAAGTTTCCGCTTGCGAATGAGGCGTTTCAGCTTGTGGCGGATGCGTGGGGGGTTTTATCGGATTCCGGGAGGAAGGGTGTGTTTGATCATGAGTATGGGGTGTTTACTAGGGTGAATTTGGTTGCCAATAGGAAGGGGAATCAAGAAAAGGGGTACAAGGGGAAGGGGAGTGGGGGTGGGGGAAATGCTGGTGAGACGCGGAATTTTTGGACCATGTGTCCgtattgttataatttgtatGAGTATCCGAGGGTTTATAAGGACTGTTGTTTGAAATGTGGGAATTGTAAGAGGGCAATGCATGCTTCGGAGATTGGGAATTTGCCTCCGGTTGTGCAAGGGCAGGATGCGTATTACTGTTGTTGGGGGTTTTTCCCCATGGGGTTTACGGGGAATGAGGGAGTTGGAGGTGGGAGTGGGGGGAAGGGTTCGGGGATTCCTAACTGGACACCGCCTGTGTTTGGGATGAATGTGAATGGAGGAGAGGATGAGGAGTTTGTGGAGAATTCGGGTGGCAATGTGACTCCGGTTCATAGGAATGTGAATGCTTCAGGTTCTACATCAGGTGCAAAGAGGGGCAGGGGCAGGCCTAGGAAGAATCTGCTATAA
- the LOC108223214 gene encoding probable U3 small nucleolar RNA-associated protein 7, with product MAVEQENGDPGKIRPAVEEDISEEMEIKVKKYLRGEGANLEVLQDKKLKGKLAAREKLYGKSAVAAAKAEKWLMPTEGGYLEPEGIEKTWRIKQESIAREVDISSTRNQYDIILPELGPYSLDYTSSGRYMALGGRKGHLAIIDVKSMGVTREMQVRETVRDIVFLHNELFFAAAQKKYTYIYSREGIELHCLKEHGPVLKLQFLKNHFLLASMNKFGQLRYQDVTTGEMIGCYRTGQGRCDVMRVNSFNGVVATGHSGGTVNMWKPTTGAPLVKMLCHQGPVTSLAFHPNGHLMATAGMDKKIKLWDLRKFEVLQQLPGHAKTMNFSQKGLLAASTGSFVQILGDLNGSNKYSRYMNHSMAKGYQIQEVVFRPYEDVLGIGHSMGWSSILVPGAGEPNFDSWVANPFETTKQRREKEIRSLLDKLPPESVMLDPSKIGTVRPTKKRNKPTKLEREAELEAAVAAAKSMPLKNKTKGKNKPSKKLKKKYEAVDRAKKPFLEKQMEEENPTKKKRKTESVADELPKALQRFTRKKPAT from the exons ATGGCGGTGGAACAAGAGAACGGCGATCCTGGAAAAATACGCCCTGCTGTCGAAGAG GATATCTCCGAGGAGATGGAAATAAAAGTGAAGAAGTATCTTAGAGGAGAAGGAGCTAATCTGGAG GTTTTACAAGATAAAAAATTGAAAGGGAAGCTTGCTGCAAGAGAAAAATTATATGGAAAATCTGCAGTGGCTGCTGCCAAAGCTGAAaag TGGCTTATGCCAACTGAGGGGGGATATTTGGAACCTGAAGGTATAGAGAAGACATGGCGAATTAAGCAGGAGTCCATTGCTCGCGAAGTAGATATCTCTAGCACAAGGAATCAATATGATATTATCCTCCCAG AGCTTGGTCCTTATTCTCTTGATTATACATCAAGTGGGCGATACATGGCGTTAGGCGGACGAAAGGGTCATTTGGCGATTATTGATGTAAAAAGCATGGGTGTTACTAGAGAAATGCAG GTTCGAGAAACGGTTCGAGATATTGTCTTTTTGCACAATGAACTATTTTTCGCTGCTGCCCAGAAGAA GTATACATATATTTACAGCCGAGAAGGCATAGAACTCCATTGTCTAAAG GAACATGGCCCAGTTCTAAAGCTTCAATTTCTAAAAAACCACTTTTTATTGGCATCCATGAACAAATTTGGGCAGCTCCGCTATCAGGATGTTACAACGGGGGAGATGATTGGTTGTTATCGAACTGGTCAAGGCAGATGTGATGTTATGCGGGTAAATTCGTTTAATGGGGTGGTTGCTACAGGCCATTCTGGCGGTACAGTTAACATGTGGAAACCTACCACTGGTGCTCCTCTTGTTAAGATGCTGTGTCATCAAGGACCTGTCACGTCTTTGGCATTTCATCCAAATGGCCATCTCATGGCGACAGCTGGTATGGATAAGAAGATAAAACTTTGGGATTTGAGAAAATTCGAGGTTCTCCAACAATTACCTGGCCATGCCAAGACCATGAATTTCAGTCAGAAAGGTTTGCTGGCTGCTTCCACCGGTTCTTTTGTGCAGATACTGGGAGATTTGAATGGATCCAACAAGTACAGTCGATATATGAATCATTCTATGGCGAAAGGTTATCAGATACAGGAAGTAGTATTCCGTCCATATGAGGATGTTCTAGGCATAGGGCATTCTATGGGTTGGTCTTCTATCCTCGTTCCAGGAGCTGGAGAACCCAACTTCGACTCTTGGGTGGCGAATCCATTTGAAACAACTAAACAGAGAAGAGAGAAAGAAATCCGCTCTCTTCTTGACAAGCTTCCACCAGAGTCGGTAATGCTGGATCCGTCTAAGATCGGTACAGTGAGGCCCACAAAGAAGAGAAACAAACCAACTAAGCTGGAGCGAGAAGCTGAATTAGAAGCTGCTGTTGCAGCTGCTAAAAGCATGCCACTGAAGAATAAAACGAAGGGAAAGAATAAACCAAGCAAGAAGCTGAAGAAGAAATATGAAGCCGTTGATAGAGCCAAGAAGCCTTTCTTGGAAAAACAGATGGAGGAGGAAAATCccacaaaaaagaaaaggaagacAGAGAGCGTAGCAGACGAGCTACCAAAAGCACTACAGCGGTTTACTCGCAAGAAACCTGCAACATGA
- the LOC108223216 gene encoding nifU-like protein 4, mitochondrial: MKRSLAKLFGRGGFVGKILEPQANTYRYNNHIYTRFLYVSSRNPNGLASNLSLNNSLSRLQQSPWTLFAGQRRNMFIQTQSTPNPLSLMFYPGKPVMEVGSSDFPNARSAMNAPLAKALYGIDGVTRVFFGADFVTVTKSEAASWDFLKPEIFAAIMDFYSSGEPLFLDSAAAAAKDTAIHDDDTETVAMIKELLETRIRPSVQDDGGDIEYIGFDPDSGIVKLRMQGACSGCPSSSVTLKSGIENMLMHYVPEVKAVEQEFDDEDEDAEATVKTE, translated from the exons ATGAAGAGGAGCTTAGCAAAATTGTTTGGGCGAGGAGGCTTTGTTGGCAAAATCTTGGAACCCCAAGCCAACACATATAGAtacaataatcatatatatactcGTTTTCTATATGTTTCTTCAAGAAATCCTAATGGGCTGGCTTCTAATTTGAGTTTAAACAACTCTTTGTCTCGTTTACAGCAATCCCCATGGACCCTTTTTGCAG GGCAGAGAAGAAACATGTTTATCCAAAcacaatcaactccaaatcctttATCACTCATGTTTTATCCTGGAAAGCCGGTAATGGAAGTTGGGAGCTCTGACTTTCCGAATGCTCGTTCAGCAATGAATGCACCACTTGCAAAGGCCTTGTATGGAATTGATG GAGTTACTCGAGTCTTCTTTGGGGCAGATTTTGTAACTGTAACAAAATCAGAAGCGGCTTCATGGGATTTTCTTAAACCAGAAATCTTTGCTGCCATCATGGATTTTTATTCTTCCGGTGAACCTTTATTTCTTGACTCAGCTGCTGCCGCCGCCAAAGACACGGCTATTCATGAT GACGATACAGAGACCGTTGCAATGATCAAAGAACTATTAGAAACTAGAATTCGACCATCTGTGCAAGATGATGGTGGAGACATCGAGTATATAGGTTTTGATCC AGATTCTGGAATAGTTAAACTAAGAATGCAAGGAGCATGTAGTGGTTGTCCCAGCTCATCTGTTACACTAAAGTCTGGCATTGAAAACATGCTGATGCATTATGTACCTGAG GTTAAAGCAGTGGAGCAAGAATTCGATGATGAGGATGAAGATGCAGAAGCAACTGTGAAGACAGAATAA